One segment of Schistocerca nitens isolate TAMUIC-IGC-003100 chromosome 3, iqSchNite1.1, whole genome shotgun sequence DNA contains the following:
- the LOC126249213 gene encoding mucin-5AC-like produces MLQPTPTEHDMQRDAPVILPPLTADDPSPLLPATTNTVTLMLHGSMSQMSQLSSSCRLKRKFYVTDVIQTTYLHRCHLSLVVPDTSFLYHCITSRIPVPLALPPSSLLPQCMTNISAVSASTSEHLSTPAHNRAAVSWKQLAALQLDRSADNNSTQAAPVPSNCVPSMPRTSSSSADSTSSRSHYISSPSCSDHGFANYVRLSPPLAVTMPHAQHSRLRPPTFDHGCFAHQNTDTVNSARNILPFNAVTHSPSTDSEVTLPSTPKSSAASVSHMQLAVFSPAVISSASITL; encoded by the coding sequence ATGCTGCAGCCGACACCGACCGAGCACGACATGCAACGAGATGCTCCTGTCATTCTTCCACCTCTGACTGCTGACGATCCTTCGCCGTTACTACCAGCTACAACTAATACCGTGACGCTCATGCTACATGGATCTATGtcccagatgtcacaactgtcatcatcaTGCCGCCTCAAGAGGaaattctacgttactgatgtgatACAAACAACTTATTTACACCGCTGCCACCTTTCCTTGGTAGTTCCAGACACTTCATTTCTGTACCACTGCATAACCAGCCGCATTCCAGTGCCGCTTGCTTTGCCACCCTCTTCACTACTTCCGCAATGTATGACCAACATATCTGCCGTTTCTGCTTCGACAAGTGAGCATCTTTCCACTCCGGCACACAACCGTGCAGCAGTTTCGTGGAAGCAGCTTGCAGCCTTACAGCTCGACCGCAGCGCTGACAACAATAGCACACAAGCAGCTCCAGTTCCATCGAACTGTGTCCCCTCTATGCCACGGACCAGTAGTTCATCCGCCGATTCGACTTCTTCACGTTCACATTACATCTCATCGCCTTCCTGCTCTGACCACGGTTTCGCCAACTACGTCCGCCTTTCACCACCTCTCGCCGTCACCATGCCTCATGCACAGCACTCACGGCTACGCCCCCCAACATTCGATCACGGCTGTTTTGCACATCAAAACACCGACACCGTCAACTCCGCTCGGAACATTCTGCCATTTAATGCTGTAACACACTCACCGTCTACTGACTCTGAAGTGACACTTCCGTCTACACCGAAGTCATCTGCCGCCAGTGTCAGTCATatgcagcttgctgttttctcccctgctGTGATATCAAGTGCCTCTATAACTCTGTAA